From the Solanum pennellii chromosome 4, SPENNV200 genome, one window contains:
- the LOC107018045 gene encoding NPC intracellular cholesterol transporter 1 — protein sequence MEEFSSRAIMLHFLRISFTISLFQVLFIGYTVTAQTTNSSGIERHAEGYCAMYDICGARSDGKVLNCPFGSPSVKPGELLSSKIQSLCPTITGNVCCTETQFDTLRSQVQQAIPFLVGCPACLRNFLNLFCELTCSPNQSQFINVTSISKVKKNSTVNGIDFFITDTFGEGLFESCKDVKFGTMNTRAIEFIGAGAKNFREWYAFIGRLAPPGVPGSPYAINFNSTAPESSGMKPMNVSTYSCSDTSLGCSCGDCPSASVCSSSAPPPAQAEGSCSVRFGSLKVKCIEVAVTILYVVLVSVFLGWGFLHKKREETPISRTKPLISATGNGVIRQSSRQKDDNIPMQMLEDVPQISSGVQLSIVQGYMSKFYRRYGTWVARNPILVLCSSLFIVLVLCLGLFRFKVETRPEKLWVGHGSRAAEEKLFFDSHLAPFYRIEQLIIGTISDADNGKAPPIVTEDNMKLLFDIQKKIDAIQANYSGAMVSLPDICMKPLGTECATQSILQYFKMDRSNFDNLGGIEHVEYCFQHYTSAESCLSAFKAPLDPSTALGGFSGNNYSEASAFIVTYPVNNAIDKEGNYSKKAVAWEKAFIQLVKDEILPMVEAKNLTLAFSSESSVEEELKRESTADAITILISYLVMFAYISLTLGDTPRFSSCYISSKVLLGLSGVILVMLSVLGSVGFFSAVGVKSTLIIMEVIPFLVLAVGVDNMCILVNAVKRQPMELPLEGRVSNALVEVGPSITLASLSEVLAFAVGSFIPMPACRVFSMFAALAVLLDFLLQVTAFVALICFDFLRVEDNRIDCFPCIKVFGSNADPEKGNQQRKPGLLVRYMKDIHAPILSLWGVKLVVICVFAAFALASIALCTRIEPGLEQQIVLPRDSYLQGYFNNISEYLRIGPPLYFVVKNYNFSSESRQTNQLCSISQCDSDSLLNEISRASLVPESSYIAKPAASWLDDFLVWISPEAFGCCRKFTNSSFCPPDDQPPCCSPSSGSCSSNGVCKDCTTCFRHSDLANGRPTTEQFREKLPWFLNALPSSDCAKGGNGAYTTNVELEGYEDGIIKASAFRTYHTPLNKQVDYVNSMRAAREFSSRVSDSLKMEVFPYAVFYMFFEQYLSIWRTALINLAIAIGAVFIVCLVITCSFWTSAIILLVLTMIVLDLMGVMAILKIQLNAVSVVNLVMAVGIAVEFCVHITHAFLVSSGDRNQRMKEALTTMGASVFSGITLTKLVGVIVLCFSRTEVFVIYYFQMYLALVLLGFLHGLIFLPVLLSIFGPPSRCVLVEKQEDRPSTSSQF from the exons ATGGAGGAATTTTCTTCAAGAGCAATAATGCTTCATTTTCTCAGGATTTCCTTCACTATTTCGCTCTTTCAG GTCTTGTTTATTGGTTATACAGTGACTGCACAAACAACCAATTCCTCTGGAAT AGAAAGGCATGCTGAAGGATATTGCGCTATGTATGACATTTGTGGAGCACGCAGTGATGGGAAGGTTCTGAACTGTCCCTTTGGTTCCCCTTCCGTGAAG CCCGGTGAGCTGCTCTCATCAAAAATTCAAAGTTTGTGCCCAACAATAACTGGAAATGTCTGTTGTACGGAGACTCAATTTGACACCTTGCGATCACAAGTGCAGCAA GCAATTCCCTTTCTTGTGGGCTGTCCAGCATGtttgagaaattttttgaatttattttgcGAACTTACATGCTCTCCGAACCAGAGCCAGTTCATCAATGTCACATCTATTTCCAAG GTCAAAAAGAATTCTACTGTCAatggaattgatttttttataactgACACTTTTGGCGAGGGGTTGTTCGAATCTTGCAAGGATGTGAAATTTGGTACTATGAATACCAGAGCAATAGAGTTTATTGGTGCAGGTGCTAAAAATTTCCGAG AGTGGTATGCATTTATTGGAAGACTAGCACCACCTGGAGTCCCTGGATCTCCATATgcaattaattttaattcaacCGCTCCTGAGTCATCTGGAATGAAACCTATGAACGTGTCTACGTATTCATGCAGTGATACATCACTCGGCTGTTCATGTGGTGATTGCCCTTCAGCTTCTGTTTGCTCAAGTTCAGCTCCTCCTCCTGCTCAGGCAGAAGGTTCTTGTTCAGTGAGATTTGGGTCTCTCAAG GTGAAGTGTATTGAAGTTGCTGTCACAATTCTGTATGTTGTATTAGTTTCGGTTTTTCTTGGATGGGGTTTTCTCcataaaaaaagagaagaaactCCGATTTCAAGAACAAAGCCATTGATTAGTGCCACTGGAAATGGTGTCATCCGCCAAAGCAGCAGGCAAAAGGATGACAATATTCCCATGCAG ATGCTTGAAGACGTCCCTCAAATTTCAAGTGGTGTTCAACTCTCAATTGTACAAGGATATATGTCAAAGTTCTACAG GAGATATGGAACATGGGTGGCTAGAAATCCAATCCTTGTGTTGTGTTCATCGTTGTTCATCGTCCTGGTTCTCTGCTTAGGCCTTTTCCGTTTTAAAGTTGAGACCAGGCCTGAGAAG CTATGGGTCGGCCATGGGAGTAGAGCTGCAGAGGAGAAACTATTTTTTGACAGCCACCTTGCACCATTTTATAGAATTGAGCAG CTCATAATTGGTACAATCTCGGACGCAGATAATGGAAAGGCACCTCCTATTGTTACTGAAGACAACATGAAGTTACTCTTTGACATCCAAAAAAAG ATAGATGCAATTCAAGCAAACTATTCTGGCGCAATGGTATCTCTGCCTGACATTTGTATGAAGCCACTTGGCACAGAATGCGCTACTCAAAGTATTCTTCAG TATTTCAAAATGGATCGCAGCAACTTTGATAATCTTGGAGGTATTGAACATGTTGAGTACTGTTTTCAG CATTATACTTCAGCAGAGAGCTGTTTGAGTGCTTTTAAAGCTCCACTTGATCCAAGTACTGCTCTTGGTGGTTTCTCTGGTAACAATTACTCTGAG GCTTCTGCTTTCATTGTGACATATCCTGTGAATAATGCAATTGACAAAGAAGGCAACTATTCTAAGAAGGCAGTGGCCTGGGAGAAGGCTTTCATTCAGTTAGTGAAG GATGAGATCTTACCAATGGTGGAAGCAAAGAATTTGACCCTCGCCTTTTCATCAGAAAGTTCTGTTGAGGAAGAGTTGAAAAGGGAGAGCACAGCAGATGCTATTACTATATTG ATAAGCTATCTTGTGATGTTTGCCTATATATCCTTGACGTTGGGCGATACTCCCCGTTTCTCCTCTTGTTATATTTCCTCTAAG GTATTGCTTGGTCTTTCGGGAGTTATACTTGTTATGCTCTCTGTTCTTGGATCAGTTGGTTTCTTCAGTGCTGTAGGCGTAAAATCTACCCTCATTATAATGGAAGTCATCCCTTTCCTTGTCTTGGCT GTTGGCGTAGATAACATGTGCATTCTGGTGAATGCTGTTAAGAGACAGCCAATGGAACTGCCTTTAGAGGGACGAGTAAGCAATGCTCTTGTCGAAGTTGGACCATCGATTACACTAGCTAGTCTTTCAGAGGTTTTAGCATTTGCAGTTGGAAGTTTCATTCCAATGCCAGCATGCCGTGTTTTTTCCATGTTCGCAG CGTTGGCCGTTTTGTTGGACTTTCTTCTGCAAGTTACTGCATTTGTTGCCTtgatttgttttgattttttgagaGTTGAAGATAACAGAATTGATTGTTTCCCATGTATTAAAGTGTTTGGTTCAAATGCTGATCCTGAAAAAG gtAATCAGCAGAGAAAACCTGGATTGCTGGTACGGTATATGAAG gATATTCATGCCCCCATCTTGAGTCTCTGGGGAGTAAAACTTGTTGTCATATGTGTTTTTGCTGCTTTTGCATTGGCGAGTATT GCATTATGTACAAGGATCGAACCTGGTTTGGAACAACAAATTGTTCTTCCTCGCGACTCATACCTTCAG GGTTACTTCAATAATATCTCAGAATATCTCAGAATTGGACCACCTCTGTACTTTGTTGTCAAGAACTATAACTTTAG tTCTGAATCAAGACAAACAAACCAGCTATGTTCTATCAGCCAATGCGACTCTGATTCTCTATTGAATGAG ATTTCCAGAGCATCTTTAGTCCCAGAATCAAGTTACATCGCTAAACCGGCTGCTTCATGGCTTGATGATTTTCTTGTTTGGATATCTCCAGAAGCATTTGGGTGCTGCAGAAAATTTACAAATAGTAGTTTTTGTCCACCTGATGATCAG CCCCCTTGTTGTTCACCCAGTAGTGGCTCCTGTAGCTCGAATGGAGTATGCAAGGATTGTACAACG TGTTTCCGTCATTCAGATTTAGCAAATGGTCGCCCTACAACTGAACAATTTCGAGAGAAGCTTCCATGGTTCCTGAATGCGTTACCTTCCAGTGATTGTGCTAAAGGAGGCAATGGGGCTTACACCACTAATGTGGAACTTGAAG GCTATGAGGATGGTATAATTAAAGCATCAGCCTTTCGTACATATCACACACCTCTTAACAAACAG GTTGACTATGTCAATTCTATGAGGGCTGCACGAGAATTTAGTTCAAGGGTTTCTGATTCTCTAAAG ATGGAGGTCTTCCCGTATGCAGTGTTTTATATGTTCTTTGAGCAATATTTAAGCATATGGAGGACAGCCCTAATTAACTTAGCGATTGCTATTG GTGCCGTATTTATTGTATGCTTAGTTATCACTTGTAG TTTTTGGACTTCAGCAATTATCTTGCTCGTGCTGACCATGATTGTTCTGGATCTTATG GGAGTAATGGCAATTCTAAAAATCCAGCTCAATGCTGTATCAGTTGTTAACCTTGTGATGGCCGTTGGTATTGCTGTTGAATTCTGTGTCCATATAACACATGCCTTCTTG GTCAGCAGTGGAGATAGAAACCAACGCATGAAGGAGGCACTGACTACTATGGGCGCTTCTGTATTCAG TGGTATCACGCTTACAAAGCTTGTCGGTGTCATTGTTCTTTGTTTCTCAAGGACAGAAGTTTTTGTG ATTTACTACTTTCAAATGTACCTGGCTTTGGTTCTTCTTGGTTTTCTACACGGGCTCATATTTTTACCT GTACTATTAAGCATTTTTGGTCCGCCATCAAGATGTGTGCTTGTAGAGAAGCAAGAGGATCGCCCATCTACATCTTCCCAATTCTAA